A window of the Cystobacter fuscus genome harbors these coding sequences:
- the rplL gene encoding 50S ribosomal protein L7/L12 — MADLNTIIDQLSSLTVMEAAELVKKLEEKWGVSAAAVAVAAGPAGGGAAAAAPAEEKTEFNVVLANAGANKINVIKEIRAITGLGLKEAKDLVEGAPKTVKEGVNKDDAKKIKDQLVAAGATVEIK; from the coding sequence ATGGCTGACCTGAACACGATCATCGACCAGCTCTCCTCCCTGACGGTCATGGAGGCCGCCGAGCTCGTGAAGAAGCTCGAGGAGAAGTGGGGCGTTTCCGCCGCCGCCGTGGCCGTGGCCGCTGGCCCCGCTGGTGGTGGCGCCGCCGCCGCCGCTCCCGCCGAGGAGAAGACGGAGTTCAACGTCGTGCTGGCCAACGCCGGCGCGAACAAGATCAACGTCATCAAGGAGATCCGTGCGATCACCGGCCTGGGCCTGAAGGAGGCCAAGGACCTGGTCGAGGGCGCTCCCAAGACCGTCAAGGAGGGCGTCAACAAGGACGACGCCAAGAAGATCAAGGACCAGCTCGTCGCCGCTGGTGCCACTGTCGAGATCAAGTAG
- the rplJ gene encoding 50S ribosomal protein L10 — protein MIKSEKEELIKELNEKFSRAQTAIVAEFSKLNVETVTKLRKKFRDGKVDYKVLKNTLAKRAAKGTPVEVIAEDFVGPVAIAISYDDVVAPAKILTDFIKDLETIKVRSASVQGRRVNAEGVKALAKMPGLPELRAQLLGMLNQPAGKLVRTIAAPGSQLARVLQANVDKQQPK, from the coding sequence GTGATCAAGAGCGAGAAGGAAGAACTCATCAAGGAGCTCAACGAGAAGTTCTCGCGGGCTCAGACCGCGATCGTCGCTGAGTTTTCCAAGCTGAACGTGGAGACGGTCACCAAGCTGCGCAAGAAGTTCCGCGACGGCAAGGTGGACTACAAGGTCCTGAAGAACACGCTGGCCAAGCGCGCCGCGAAGGGTACCCCGGTGGAGGTCATCGCCGAGGACTTCGTGGGTCCCGTGGCCATCGCCATCAGCTACGACGATGTCGTGGCCCCGGCGAAGATCCTCACGGACTTCATCAAGGATCTCGAGACCATCAAGGTCCGCAGCGCGTCCGTGCAGGGCCGCCGCGTCAACGCCGAGGGTGTCAAGGCCCTGGCGAAGATGCCCGGTCTGCCCGAGCTCCGCGCCCAGCTGCTCGGCATGCTCAACCAGCCGGCCGGCAAGCTCGTTCGCACCATCGCGGCCCCTGGCTCCCAGCTGGCCCGCGTGCTCCAGGCGAACGTGGACAAGCAGCAGCCCAAGTAA
- the rplA gene encoding 50S ribosomal protein L1, whose amino-acid sequence MPQSGKKFRAAAEKVDRNKRYNIAEGFQALKETTTLRGTKFDQTVEVALNLGVDPKHADQMVRGAVVLPHGTGATVRVAVFAKGERATDAETAGADVVGGDDLAKRIEGGFLDFDTVIATPDMMGVVGRLGKVLGPRGLMPNPKVGTVTMDVAKAVRDAKGGKVEFRAEKAGIIHAKLGKASFPAEKLQENFNTLVDLVMKLKPATAKGVYLKGVAISATMSPGIKIDTTEILARHR is encoded by the coding sequence ATGCCTCAGTCCGGTAAGAAGTTCCGCGCTGCCGCCGAGAAGGTGGACCGCAACAAGCGTTACAACATCGCCGAGGGCTTCCAGGCCCTGAAGGAGACCACCACCCTCCGCGGCACCAAGTTCGATCAGACCGTCGAGGTCGCGCTCAACCTGGGCGTGGACCCGAAGCACGCGGATCAGATGGTCCGTGGCGCCGTGGTCCTTCCCCACGGCACGGGCGCCACCGTGCGCGTGGCCGTGTTCGCCAAGGGCGAGCGCGCCACCGACGCGGAGACCGCGGGTGCCGACGTGGTGGGCGGCGACGACCTCGCCAAGCGCATCGAGGGCGGCTTCCTCGATTTCGACACCGTCATCGCCACCCCGGACATGATGGGCGTGGTCGGCCGGCTCGGTAAGGTGCTCGGTCCCCGCGGCCTCATGCCCAACCCCAAGGTGGGCACGGTGACCATGGACGTGGCCAAGGCCGTGCGCGACGCCAAGGGCGGTAAGGTGGAGTTCCGCGCCGAGAAGGCGGGCATCATCCACGCCAAGCTCGGCAAGGCCTCGTTCCCCGCGGAGAAGCTCCAGGAGAACTTCAACACCCTGGTGGACCTGGTCATGAAGCTCAAGCCGGCCACCGCCAAGGGCGTCTACCTCAAGGGCGTGGCCATCTCCGCCACCATGAGCCCGGGCATCAAGATCGACACCACCGAGATCCTCGCCCGTCACCGGTAG
- the rplK gene encoding 50S ribosomal protein L11, with the protein MKKVTGQVKLQIPAGKANPAPPIGPALGQQGVNIMEFCKQFNAKTQAEAKEGLIIPVIITVYQDRSFTFILKTPPAAVLIKKAAGLHTEKKKGSGAKKPGKEKVGQITQKQLEEIAKKKLEDTTAGSLEACQRTIAGTARSMGIEIV; encoded by the coding sequence ATGAAGAAGGTCACAGGACAGGTCAAGCTGCAGATTCCCGCCGGCAAGGCGAACCCCGCTCCGCCGATCGGCCCCGCGCTCGGTCAGCAGGGCGTGAACATCATGGAGTTCTGCAAGCAGTTCAACGCCAAGACGCAGGCGGAGGCCAAGGAAGGTCTGATCATCCCGGTCATCATCACCGTGTATCAGGACCGCTCCTTCACCTTCATCCTGAAGACGCCTCCGGCGGCCGTGCTCATCAAGAAGGCGGCGGGCCTGCACACCGAGAAGAAGAAGGGCTCGGGCGCCAAGAAGCCGGGCAAGGAGAAGGTGGGGCAGATCACCCAGAAGCAACTGGAGGAGATCGCCAAGAAGAAGCTCGAGGACACCACGGCCGGTTCTCTGGAGGCCTGCCAGCGCACCATCGCCGGCACCGCGCGCTCCATGGGCATCGAGATCGTCTAG
- the nusG gene encoding transcription termination/antitermination protein NusG, with protein sequence MAMKWYVVHTYSNFENQAKKSLEERIRLENLQELFGEILIPMEQVVEMVKGEKKTSRRKFFPGYIFVQMELNDRSWHLVKNTPKITGFPGAAQNEQPTPISDAEVARLTSQISEGTLKPKPKMQFSDGDTVRVIDGPFANFNGTVEEVNAEKGRVKVLVSIFGRATPVELDFMQVEKTTG encoded by the coding sequence ATGGCGATGAAATGGTACGTGGTCCACACCTACTCCAACTTCGAGAACCAGGCGAAGAAGAGCCTGGAGGAGCGCATCCGTCTCGAGAACCTGCAGGAGCTGTTCGGCGAGATCCTGATCCCCATGGAGCAGGTCGTCGAGATGGTGAAGGGCGAGAAGAAGACCTCGCGGCGCAAGTTCTTCCCGGGCTACATCTTCGTGCAGATGGAGCTCAATGATCGCTCCTGGCACCTGGTGAAGAACACCCCGAAGATCACGGGCTTCCCCGGCGCGGCGCAGAACGAGCAGCCCACCCCCATCTCGGATGCCGAGGTGGCCCGGCTCACCTCGCAGATCTCCGAGGGCACGCTCAAGCCCAAGCCCAAGATGCAGTTCTCCGATGGCGACACCGTGCGCGTCATCGACGGCCCCTTCGCCAACTTCAATGGCACCGTGGAAGAGGTCAACGCCGAGAAGGGCCGCGTGAAGGTGCTGGTCAGCATCTTCGGCCGTGCCACGCCGGTGGAGCTGGATTTCATGCAGGTGGAGAAGACCACCGGTTAG
- the secE gene encoding preprotein translocase subunit SecE produces the protein MAAASEASQQANRSGMDPKRLVVIFFLIAGLIFAFFLEHVCGLIWARVGWSDPVIVDGLDWTVSTLLGFVIAAGLVVGAYVHPKTHVLSLEVASELMKVTWPSWEETKASTMAVIVASIVAAILLFGIDTLAYNLMVEWIPAIWGKL, from the coding sequence ATGGCAGCGGCATCAGAGGCCAGCCAGCAGGCCAACCGTTCGGGAATGGATCCGAAGCGGCTCGTGGTCATTTTCTTCCTCATCGCGGGTCTCATCTTCGCGTTCTTCCTGGAGCACGTCTGCGGCCTCATCTGGGCGCGCGTGGGGTGGAGCGATCCCGTCATCGTCGACGGTCTCGACTGGACGGTCTCGACGCTCCTGGGCTTCGTGATCGCCGCGGGGCTCGTGGTGGGGGCCTACGTGCACCCCAAGACGCACGTGCTCTCGCTGGAGGTCGCCTCGGAGTTGATGAAGGTGACCTGGCCGTCCTGGGAGGAGACCAAGGCGTCGACCATGGCCGTCATCGTCGCGTCGATCGTCGCGGCGATCCTCCTCTTCGGCATCGACACCCTCGCCTACAACCTCATGGTCGAGTGGATTCCTGCCATCTGGGGGAAGTTGTAA
- the rpmG gene encoding 50S ribosomal protein L33 has protein sequence MPKGNRSIISLECTTCKERNYFTTKNKRKSQDKLELSKYCPRERKHTVHKEGKV, from the coding sequence ATGCCCAAGGGTAACCGCAGCATCATTTCGCTCGAGTGCACGACCTGCAAGGAGCGGAATTACTTCACGACCAAGAACAAGCGGAAGAGCCAGGACAAGCTCGAGCTGAGCAAGTACTGCCCCCGCGAGCGCAAGCATACCGTCCATAAGGAAGGTAAGGTCTAG
- the tuf gene encoding elongation factor Tu — translation MSKEKFDRSLPHVNIGTIGHVDHGKTSLTAAITKVLAKTGGATFLAYDQIDKAPEERERGITISTAHVEYKTKNRHYAHVDCPGHADYVKNMITGAAQMDGAILVVSAADGPMPQTREHILLARQVGVPYIVVFLNKVDLLDDPELRELVEMEVRDLLKKYEFPGDTIPIVPGSAVKALEGDTSEIGEPAILKLMEAVDSYIPTPQRATDKPFLMPVEDVFSIAGRGTVATGRVERGIIKVGEEVEVVGLRATQKTVVTGVEMFRKLLDEGRAGDNIGALVRGLKREDMERGQVLAKPGSITPHTKFKAQIYVLSKEEGGRHTPFFKGYRPQFYFRTTDVTGTVKLPENVEMVMPGDNVAIEVELITPVAMEKELRFAVREGGRTVGAGVVAEIIA, via the coding sequence ATGTCCAAGGAGAAGTTCGACAGAAGCTTGCCGCACGTCAACATCGGCACCATCGGCCACGTTGACCACGGCAAGACGTCCCTCACGGCGGCCATCACCAAGGTGCTGGCGAAGACGGGCGGCGCGACGTTCCTCGCGTACGACCAGATCGACAAGGCCCCCGAGGAGCGCGAGCGCGGCATCACCATCTCCACGGCGCACGTGGAGTACAAGACGAAGAACCGGCACTACGCCCACGTGGACTGCCCGGGGCACGCCGACTACGTCAAGAACATGATCACGGGCGCGGCGCAGATGGACGGCGCCATCCTGGTGGTGTCGGCGGCGGACGGCCCGATGCCCCAGACGCGCGAGCACATCCTGCTGGCGCGCCAGGTGGGCGTGCCCTACATCGTGGTCTTCCTGAACAAGGTGGACCTGCTGGACGACCCCGAGCTGCGCGAGCTCGTGGAGATGGAGGTGCGCGACCTGCTCAAGAAGTACGAGTTCCCGGGCGACACCATCCCCATCGTGCCGGGCAGCGCCGTCAAGGCGCTCGAGGGTGACACCTCGGAGATTGGCGAGCCGGCCATCCTGAAGCTGATGGAGGCGGTGGACAGCTACATCCCCACGCCGCAGCGCGCCACGGACAAGCCCTTCCTGATGCCGGTGGAGGACGTGTTCTCCATCGCCGGCCGTGGAACGGTGGCCACCGGCCGCGTGGAGCGCGGCATCATCAAGGTGGGCGAGGAAGTGGAAGTGGTGGGTCTGCGCGCCACGCAGAAGACGGTGGTGACGGGCGTGGAGATGTTCCGCAAGCTGCTGGACGAGGGCCGGGCGGGCGACAACATCGGCGCGCTGGTGCGTGGTCTGAAGCGCGAGGACATGGAGCGTGGGCAGGTGCTGGCCAAGCCGGGCTCCATCACCCCGCACACCAAGTTCAAGGCTCAGATCTACGTGCTGAGCAAGGAAGAGGGCGGCCGCCACACCCCGTTCTTCAAGGGCTACCGTCCCCAGTTCTACTTCCGCACCACGGACGTGACGGGCACGGTGAAGCTGCCGGAGAACGTGGAGATGGTGATGCCGGGCGACAACGTGGCGATCGAGGTGGAGCTGATCACCCCGGTGGCCATGGAGAAGGAGCTGCGCTTCGCGGTGCGTGAGGGTGGCCGCACGGTGGGCGCCGGCGTGGTCGCCGAGATCATCGCCTAG
- the rlmB gene encoding 23S rRNA (guanosine(2251)-2'-O)-methyltransferase RlmB has protein sequence MRQRPSSRGSERGTERERAEQRHVYGVNPVLESLRAHAQRVERLFITEGQLAAKAAAEILSRAREAGIRVERVPRERLAAMAEGGVHQGVVAELRGFEYAEFSELLESAARSERPALWVVLDGIQDPHNFGAIIRSAHALGAHGVVIAKDRAVPVTGVVAKASAGAVEHCPIARVVNLSRTLEELKEAGVWIAAADPHSKIPLWSARLDGPLAVVVGAEGAGVRPGVLEHCDFRLQIPMLGQVGSLNASVSAAILLYEAARQRGSARPGATK, from the coding sequence GTGCGCCAGCGTCCGTCGTCGAGGGGCAGTGAGCGGGGCACGGAGCGCGAGCGCGCCGAGCAGCGCCACGTCTACGGAGTGAATCCGGTCCTCGAGTCGCTCCGTGCCCATGCCCAGAGGGTGGAGCGGCTCTTCATCACCGAGGGACAGCTGGCGGCGAAGGCCGCGGCGGAGATACTCAGCCGCGCCCGGGAGGCGGGGATCCGGGTGGAGCGGGTGCCACGCGAGCGCCTGGCGGCGATGGCCGAGGGCGGCGTGCACCAGGGCGTGGTGGCCGAGCTCCGGGGGTTCGAGTACGCGGAGTTCTCCGAGTTGCTCGAGTCAGCCGCCCGGAGCGAGCGGCCGGCCCTGTGGGTGGTGCTGGACGGCATCCAGGATCCGCACAACTTCGGGGCCATCATCCGCTCGGCGCATGCGTTGGGGGCGCATGGGGTGGTCATCGCGAAGGACCGGGCGGTTCCCGTGACGGGCGTGGTGGCCAAGGCCTCCGCGGGGGCGGTGGAGCACTGCCCCATCGCGCGGGTGGTCAACCTGTCGCGGACCCTGGAGGAGTTGAAGGAAGCGGGCGTGTGGATCGCCGCGGCCGACCCCCACTCGAAGATCCCCTTGTGGAGCGCGCGGCTGGATGGGCCCTTGGCGGTCGTGGTGGGGGCCGAGGGGGCGGGGGTTCGCCCCGGCGTCCTCGAGCACTGCGACTTCCGCCTGCAGATTCCGATGCTGGGCCAGGTGGGCTCGCTGAATGCGTCGGTTTCGGCGGCGATTCTGCTATACGAGGCCGCCCGCCAGCGGGGCAGCGCGCGCCCGGGTGCCACGAAGTAA
- a CDS encoding ATP-grasp domain-containing protein produces MKITLLSRSASISSTKRLVEAGRARGHQVRVLNPVRVEMHLDGRRANLYYRRRKLSPCDVVIPRIAQSINNYGLAVVNQFAMGGVPLVNTARAISESRNKMRSLQLLSANGIDIPATVMARDAADLKAMVGLVGGVPVLVKLLQGQEKRGVMVCESLQSLEAALEAILGLGHNLIVQQYVQHSGKDVRVLVVGGRAVAAVRRRPRVGRLSYTLNRGARLEALQLTESQRVAAERTAMLVGLEVAAVDLLDVPEGPPKVFEVNSSPALAEMESATGQDLARIIIERAEQLAAGNSGVESSEARSTAVPRRKRASKAEG; encoded by the coding sequence ATGAAGATCACCCTCCTCTCGCGCTCCGCCTCCATTTCATCCACCAAGCGTCTGGTCGAGGCCGGACGCGCGAGAGGGCATCAGGTGCGTGTGCTCAACCCGGTGCGGGTGGAGATGCACCTGGATGGGCGGCGCGCCAACCTGTACTACCGGCGCCGCAAGCTGTCGCCCTGCGACGTGGTCATTCCGCGCATCGCGCAGTCCATCAACAACTACGGCCTGGCGGTGGTGAACCAGTTCGCGATGGGCGGGGTTCCGCTGGTGAACACGGCGCGCGCCATCTCCGAGTCGCGCAACAAGATGCGCTCGCTGCAGTTGCTGTCGGCCAATGGCATCGACATCCCGGCGACGGTGATGGCGCGGGACGCGGCGGACCTGAAGGCCATGGTGGGGCTGGTGGGGGGCGTGCCGGTCCTGGTGAAGCTGCTGCAGGGCCAGGAGAAGCGCGGGGTGATGGTGTGCGAGAGCCTCCAGTCCCTGGAAGCCGCGCTCGAGGCCATCCTGGGCCTGGGACACAACCTCATCGTCCAGCAGTACGTGCAGCACTCGGGCAAGGACGTGCGGGTGCTGGTGGTCGGGGGGCGGGCGGTGGCGGCGGTACGGCGCCGGCCACGGGTGGGGCGGCTTTCCTACACGCTCAACCGGGGCGCGCGGCTGGAGGCGCTGCAATTGACCGAGTCCCAGCGGGTGGCGGCGGAGCGGACGGCCATGCTGGTGGGGCTGGAGGTCGCGGCGGTGGATCTGCTCGACGTGCCAGAGGGCCCCCCCAAGGTGTTCGAGGTCAACAGCTCGCCAGCCCTCGCGGAGATGGAGTCGGCCACGGGGCAGGACCTGGCCCGCATCATCATCGAGCGCGCCGAGCAACTGGCGGCGGGGAACTCCGGGGTGGAGTCCTCCGAGGCGCGGTCGACGGCCGTGCCGCGGCGCAAGCGGGCATCCAAGGCCGAGGGTTGA
- the cglB gene encoding adventurous gliding motility lipoprotein CglB — protein MRAKLTFLRALVVGTLSGVLTSACQTYDFEPVEPLAISQTTETRTIEARARKPNLMLLVDTSGSMMDPVNASLPACTVSGKVCGEQNPCDVTRCPTRWSDLQDAMSSFLTESGTIARIGLATYPDPNNGFIGCGATTSLKVPFPTGDQEDDVTLKTIADKAKAELLAIKNSPAGNAVTPTGGTPTSESLKFLAGLNELQGTERADFVVLLTDGLPNCNESYPNPAPSADCYCILSNCSTEYGTERIGCLDTNPSVAAVRALRSDDTKRDIQTIVIGFGTDFKANTEKGRRGAATLNGMAEAGGFVRECTTNADCGTDDTCTAGRCSRRFFQAENKDQLSDALRKIAEKVIAEAPCELRIDPAERPTSEELMVVYLNGERLSPGPDTWTMKEPGIVFQGSTCARIEASSPSNRANIEVRAVQRR, from the coding sequence ATGCGCGCCAAGCTGACTTTTTTGCGAGCGCTGGTGGTGGGCACCCTGAGCGGTGTTCTCACCTCGGCATGCCAGACCTATGACTTCGAGCCGGTGGAGCCGCTCGCCATCTCGCAGACGACGGAGACACGGACCATCGAGGCGCGGGCTCGCAAGCCCAACCTGATGCTGCTGGTGGACACGTCCGGCTCCATGATGGATCCGGTGAACGCCAGCCTGCCGGCGTGCACGGTCAGCGGGAAGGTGTGTGGAGAGCAAAATCCCTGCGACGTCACCAGGTGCCCCACGCGCTGGAGCGATCTGCAGGATGCGATGTCGTCCTTCCTCACGGAGAGCGGGACGATCGCGCGCATCGGCCTCGCCACCTATCCGGACCCGAACAACGGCTTCATCGGCTGTGGGGCGACCACCTCCCTGAAGGTTCCCTTTCCGACGGGTGACCAGGAGGACGATGTCACGCTGAAGACGATCGCCGACAAGGCGAAGGCCGAGCTGCTGGCCATCAAGAACTCCCCCGCCGGAAACGCGGTGACGCCGACGGGCGGCACGCCCACCAGTGAGAGCTTGAAGTTCCTGGCGGGGCTGAACGAGCTGCAGGGGACGGAGCGCGCCGACTTCGTGGTGCTTCTCACGGACGGTCTGCCCAACTGCAACGAGAGCTATCCGAACCCCGCTCCGTCCGCGGACTGCTACTGCATCCTGTCGAACTGCTCGACCGAGTATGGGACGGAACGGATTGGCTGCCTCGACACGAATCCCTCCGTGGCCGCGGTGAGGGCGCTGCGCAGCGACGACACCAAGCGGGACATCCAGACGATCGTCATCGGCTTCGGCACGGACTTCAAGGCCAACACCGAGAAGGGACGTCGGGGCGCGGCGACGCTCAACGGCATGGCCGAGGCGGGTGGATTCGTGCGCGAGTGCACGACGAACGCGGATTGCGGCACGGATGACACCTGCACCGCCGGCAGGTGCAGCCGCCGCTTCTTCCAGGCGGAGAACAAGGACCAGCTGTCGGATGCGCTCCGGAAGATTGCCGAGAAGGTCATCGCCGAGGCACCGTGCGAGCTGCGCATCGACCCCGCCGAGCGGCCCACCTCCGAGGAGCTGATGGTGGTCTATCTCAACGGGGAGCGGCTGTCGCCCGGGCCGGATACGTGGACGATGAAGGAGCCGGGCATCGTGTTCCAGGGCTCCACGTGCGCTCGCATCGAGGCGTCCTCTCCGTCGAACCGCGCGAACATCGAGGTTCGCGCCGTCCAGAGGCGGTAG
- a CDS encoding DsrE family protein produces the protein MAGRVFFFLQHATYEPAFQAASMGVTAAAQGDEVYFVFAFDALRALMRGRFGLPHSDREQVESERAERLGVPVPERMLAEARELGARLLACDTTVRICGYTPEELRGTLDEVMELASLWKLTDGARTLTL, from the coding sequence ATGGCCGGACGCGTCTTCTTCTTCTTGCAGCACGCCACGTATGAGCCTGCGTTCCAGGCCGCCTCGATGGGAGTCACCGCGGCGGCCCAGGGAGACGAGGTGTATTTCGTCTTCGCCTTCGACGCCCTGCGCGCGCTGATGAGGGGCCGCTTCGGCCTGCCGCACAGCGACCGGGAGCAGGTGGAGAGCGAGCGAGCGGAGCGACTCGGAGTGCCGGTGCCCGAGCGGATGCTCGCGGAGGCGCGCGAGCTGGGAGCTCGCCTGCTGGCGTGTGACACCACGGTAAGAATCTGTGGATATACGCCCGAGGAGCTGAGGGGGACGCTGGACGAGGTGATGGAGCTGGCGTCGTTGTGGAAGCTGACGGACGGAGCACGCACCCTCACCCTTTAG
- a CDS encoding HAD family hydrolase, with product MEAMRPTVLLFDIDGTLITSGGSGRRSLELAFHALYQRRDACDSISLSGMTDQAIVRKALTVIGVEATPEAISAVIDSYLQHLAEQVLRVDDRTYRLHPGMREAVDAALSRPGVAVGLGTGNVREGARIKLSRVGIHDRFSFGGFGCDHENRVELIRHGARSGAARLGVPLEECRVVVIGDTPKDVDAAKGIGARCIGVGTGNFSPEDLLAAGADHAYADFTAREALSTLLDGP from the coding sequence ATGGAGGCCATGCGCCCCACCGTGCTCCTCTTCGACATCGACGGCACCCTCATCACCAGTGGCGGCTCGGGCCGCCGCTCCCTGGAACTCGCCTTCCATGCGCTGTACCAGCGCCGCGATGCCTGCGACTCCATCAGCCTGTCCGGGATGACGGATCAGGCCATCGTCCGCAAGGCGCTCACCGTCATCGGCGTGGAGGCCACCCCCGAGGCCATCTCCGCCGTCATCGACTCCTATCTCCAGCACCTCGCCGAGCAGGTGCTCCGCGTCGATGACCGCACCTACCGCCTCCACCCCGGCATGCGCGAGGCCGTGGACGCCGCCCTGTCCCGCCCCGGGGTCGCCGTGGGGCTCGGCACGGGCAACGTGCGCGAGGGCGCCCGCATCAAGCTCAGCCGCGTCGGCATCCATGATCGCTTCTCCTTCGGAGGCTTCGGCTGCGACCACGAGAACCGCGTCGAGCTCATCCGGCATGGCGCCCGGAGCGGAGCCGCCCGGCTCGGCGTTCCCCTCGAGGAGTGCCGGGTCGTCGTCATCGGGGACACGCCCAAGGACGTCGACGCCGCCAAGGGCATTGGCGCCCGCTGCATCGGCGTGGGCACCGGCAACTTCTCCCCCGAGGACCTGCTCGCCGCGGGTGCCGATCACGCCTACGCCGATTTCACCGCGCGCGAAGCCCTCTCCACCCTGCTCGACGGCCCCTGA